The proteins below are encoded in one region of Apium graveolens cultivar Ventura chromosome 4, ASM990537v1, whole genome shotgun sequence:
- the LOC141720040 gene encoding uncharacterized protein LOC141720040, whose amino-acid sequence MEKRKNDTTNLEENHEPYTWAKFKKALEDKYFPRTVRLQKERDFIRLQQGGRTVIEYEAEFAKLAKYASTLVADESSRARRLEEGLRSDIRNSVASFELQTYEAVLNKALVIERGLAESEKASGSWNKRRFTQTSGQSFQGGPLKKPHVYDNIGGQGDRETCTRCGKNHPDKVCRWNTGACFHCGEVGHKISNCPHNPPPPPRKEADNKMGKGRVFQLTGNDNYRN is encoded by the coding sequence ATGGAAAAGAGGAAGAATGACACGACAAATCTTGAAGAAAATCATGAACCGTACACTTGGGCAAAGTTCAAGAAGGCTTTAGAGGACAAGTACTTTCCGAGAACAGTTCGTCTGCAGAAAGAGAGGGACTTCATTCGACTTCAACAAGGTGGAAGAACCGTCATTGAATACGAAGCAGAATTTGCAAAGCTTGCGAAGTACGCGTCGACCCTAGTAGCAGATGAGAGCAGTCGAGCACGAAGATTAGAGGAGGGACTTCGAAGTGACATCAGGAATTCAGTGGCGTCGTTTGAACTTCAGACGTACGAGGCTGTCCTCAACAAGGCGTTAGTGATCGAAAGGGGCTTGGCAGAATCTGAAAAGGCGTCTGGCAGTTGGAATAAGAGGCGGTTCACTCAAACTAGTGGGCAATCTTTTCAAGGGGGACCACTCAAGAAGCCACACGTGTACGATAACATCGGGGGTCAAGGTGATCGAGAGACGTGTACCAGGTGCGGCAAGAATCATCCGGACAAAGTCTGTCGTTGGAATACAGGTGCTTGTTTTCATTGCGGAGAAGTAGGACATAAGATTTCGAATTGTCCGCACAATCCGCCACCGCCACCAAGGAAGGAAGCAGATAACAAGATGGGCAAAGGACGTGTGTTTCAGCTGACAGGAAATGACAACTATCGCAATTAA